CTTCAATGAAAAGAGTAAGGTTTTGTTCCATTTCAGGAAGATATGACCTTGCTTCTGAGATAGCTTCTTCCAGCATATCCGAACTCAGATCTGCAAGCTCTTCGGGATATATAAAAGATAATTCATCTTTTACTTCTGAGAGCATGAATTCCAGATCATCCATAATACCATCGTCTTTTGACGAATATGTTTTCAACAGATCGGGAATTTTCAGACCCATCTCTTTAAGCAGCAGGTGCCTGATGTAAGAAACTGTGGCATAGGGGACGATCTCATGCCCGTGACAGGAGTAATAGACCTTCCTGGGACATGTCAGATACAGTGCGATTTCAGAAACATTTACCCCTATTTTATGCCTTTTGAGAAACATATTTTTATAGTGGATACAGGACATACTATATATAATTGGATGATTTGTATCGAGGCCGTCAAAACCAAATCGGCAATCAACGAACTAGTATTCGTTAAATATATATGTGAATCTAGCCTTAGGAAAATAAAGCATGAAGGAAGACGAATCGCATAGTATGGTTCGCCAGCGTCTTGCAGAAAAGATGGCAGGCGAGATTACCCTGTCAGAAAAACCTGGTGAGGCATTAAAGAAATGGCGGTTGAACTTCGAGATCGCTCAGACAGACCTCTCAGGATATCTGAGTGTGTCGCCTTCAGTGATCAGCGACTATGAAAGCGGCAGGAGGAAATCTCCCGGTACGCTTATTGTCAGCAGGATCGTTGAGGCCCTCCTTGAAATAGACGCACAGCGAGGAGGTCAGAAAATTCATGCTTATGAGGGGATGCTTTTCACAGAGAAAACATCAAAGGCCATTTACGCTACATACGAATACACGTTTCCCATGCAGATGGCAAAGCTTGCAAGCCTTATAGAAGCCGATGTCGTTCATAAGGGCATTGAAAAACCACTGTACGGGTTCACGGTTGTCGACAGTAAAAAAGCTATTCTCGAGCTTTCATCCCATGAGTTCCAGAAACTCTACGGATGGAGCACAGAGAGAGCACTGATATTTACAAAAGTGACCACCGGAAAATCACCGATGGTAGCAATCAGGGTCACAAACCTGAAGCCCGGGGCCGTCGTAATGCACGGTCTGCGTGGAAGCGAAGTGCATCTTATGGCTAAAAAAATGGCGGAAATAGACAGGATCCCTCTTCTTGCAACAACGATGGACATCGACAAAATGGTGGAAGCGCTGAAAAAATACAGCGAATACCACATAATGGAATAATTCTAAAACCAAAATAAATCAGAACGGTGTTAATATGAGTGTAGGGATAGTCTCATACGGTGCCTATATTCCCAGATATAGGATAAAAATAGAAGATATTGCCCGCGTATGGGGAGACGACGCTGAGATTTTGAAAGCGGGACTAAGAGTTAACGAAAAGTCAGTTCCTGATGTTGACGAGGATGCAGCCACAATAGCTGTGGAAGCTGCCAGATCAGCAGTAAGCAGGAGCGGAATCGATTCACAGAGAGTGGGTGCTGTGTACACAGGATCGGAAAGTCACCCGTATGCAGTTAAACCCACAAGTACGATAGTTGCCGAAGCAGTAGGTGCAACACCTGTACTGACCGCTGCGGACTATGAGTTCGCATGTAAGGCCGGAACAGCCGCAATCCAGACATGTATGGGACTGGTATCCTCAGGTATGATAGACCTGGGACTTGCCATCGGTTCCGATGTGGCCCAGGGAGCACCCGGGGACGCACTGGAATATACCGCCGCGGCGGGCGGTGTCGCATATGTTATCGGTAACAAAGAATCTGAGCTTACAGCTATTATTGAAGATACATATTCTTTTACAACAGATACCCCCGACTTCTGGAGGCGTGAGGGAATGCCATATCCGGAACACGGAGGACGTTTCACAGGTGAGCCCGGATACTTCAAGCATGTGACACATGCTGCAAAAGGACTCATGCAGAAGATAGGAACAAAGCCAGAAGATTACGATTATGCGGTTTTCCACCAGCCAAACGGAAAGTTCCCGGCACGTGCAGCTTCCATGCTCGGATTCAGCAAGGAACAGATACAACCGGGAATGGTGGTCACACGGCTCGGAAATACATATTCAGGGTCCTGCATGATGGGAATCGCGGCAACCCTTGACCAGGCAAAACCAGGTGACAGGATCTTTGCAACGGCCTTTGGTTCCGGTGCAGGTTCCGATGCTTTCAGCATCACAGTCACAGACAGGATAGAAGAGATACGCGACAGCGCACCTAAAGTTGAAGAACTGCTTGCCAACCCTACATATGTCGACTATGCAACATATGCCAGGCATAAGGGTAAGATCAGGCTTGCATGAGGTGAGATAATGAGAGATGTTGCAATCATCGGTGTAAAGAACACCGTTTTCGGAGAACAGTGGGACCGCTCCATCAGGGACCTCGTAGTTGAGGCCGGTGTCGGTGCCGTTGGAGATGCCGGGGTCACCGGCGAAAAGATAGATTCCATGTTCGTCGGTAACATGAGCGGCGGACAGTTCGTGGAACAGGAGCACATCGGTGCTCTTATTGCAGATTATTCAGGTCTTGCAAAGAACCTGCACGTACCCTCCACTCGTGTGGAAGCTGCCTGTGCATCAGGCGGATTGGCATTGAGACAGGGTATTTATTCGGTCGCATCCGGTATGGATGATATCGTCATTGCTGCCGGTGTGGAAAAGATGACAGATGTACCTTCACCAAAAGCTTCTACAGCACTTGCTGCAGCAGCGGACAGGGAATGGGAAGGTATCATGGGAGCAACCTTCCCGGGGCTGTACGCCATGATAGCAAGGATGCACATGCACAAGTACGGCACAACCAGTGAGCAGCTTGCAGCAGCCGCTGTTAAGAACCACCACAACGGCCAGTTCAATCCCATAGCACAATATAAGAACAAGATCACCATCGAATCAGTGTTAAAATCCATTATGGTGGCAGATCCACTGCACATCTTCGACTGCTCACCGATCACAGACGGTGCATCAGCCGTTGTACTGGCACCTGCGGATGTTGCCCATGAGTACACTGACACACCAATATATGTCAAGGCCACCGCACAGGCAAGCGATACCATCGCACTTCACGACAGAAGGGATATCACAACCCTGGATGCATCTGTAGTGGCAGGTAAGCGAGCATACGAGATGGCAAAGATGAAACCCGAGGACATCGACCTTGTAGAGGTCCACGACTGTTTCACCATTGCAGAGATATGCGCAATCGAGGACCTTGGCTTTGCAAAGAAGGGCGAGGGCGGAAAAGTGACCATTGACGGCGAGACCGCAATCGGAGGCAGAATACCTGTGAACACCTCCGGAGGACTGAAGGCATGCGGACATCCTGTGGGTGCAACCGGTGTCAAGCAGGCAATTGAGATAGTCGAGCAGCTCCGTGGAGAGGCAGGTCAACGCCAGGTTGAAGGCGCAGAGGTAGGAATGACCCACAATGTTGGTGGATCAGGTGCAACTGCTGTTGTACATATATTCTCGAGGAACAGGTGATCACGATGTCAGTACCAAGATTTTGGAGAAAGCAGATCGCCAGGTATAATCTGGTAGGTACGCACTGCAAACAATGCGGAGAATATTTCTACCCGCCACGTAATGTCTGCCCTGCATGCAGGCGTGAAGGAGAGATCGTGGATTTCAAGTTCAGCGGAAAAGGAGAGCTTGTTACCTACACCGTAATCCACACGGCAGCAGAAGGCTTTGAGGGACAGACACCCTATGTCCTTGCCATTGTGCAACTTGAGGAAGGACCCAGGCTTACAACCCAGATAGTGGGCGATGTAGAGGATATGAGTATAGGTATGAAAGTAAAGCCTGTGTTCAGGAAGCTCGGACAGAGCGGAGAACGCGGTATGATATACTATGGCACAAAATTCGTTCCGGCATAAATGATAGAAATTGAGGTCAAAGCCCGTGCCGATCACGAGCAGGCAAAAGCAGTGCTCACAGGCATGGGCGCGGATTATATAGGTGTCCAGCATCACTACGACACCTATTTTAATGCCCCGCACAGGGATTTTGCAAACACGGATGAGGCACTGAGGATACGCTCCGTCGACGGCAGATCCGTATTGACCTATAAAGGAAAGAAACTGGACACCACAACAAAAACACGCAGGGAGATCGAGACCGAAGTTGACGGCTCAAGCGCACGCAGCATTCTGCTTGCCCTTGGATTCCACGAGTCCGGCGTGGTCAAGAAGACAAGGGAGGTCTTCAGGTTCAAGGGCCTCACTATCTGTCTTGATAAGGTAAAAGACATCGGTGAGTTCATAGAAGTGGAAGTAACCGCCGAATCGGAGATCGAATTCCACAACGAGCGCATATTTGCTTTCCTGAAGAAATTCGGAATCGATGAAAAGGATTCCATCAGGACCTCTTATCTTGAGATGGTGCTGGAGAAGTGTTCGGAAGAGTAGGATTTCATTAGATAATGTTAAATAACGTTATTTAACATTGTTTAATTACAGTGATATCAATGGTATTAAAGACTTTTAATGTGGATGAAGACACATACAAAGAGTTCTCCGCTTTGTGTAAGTCTCATGGAATGAGCATGAGTAAACAAATACAAATGTTCATGGAAAGCGTGATATCCGAGGACCCGGAAG
The window above is part of the Methanolobus zinderi genome. Proteins encoded here:
- a CDS encoding thiolase domain-containing protein; this translates as MRDVAIIGVKNTVFGEQWDRSIRDLVVEAGVGAVGDAGVTGEKIDSMFVGNMSGGQFVEQEHIGALIADYSGLAKNLHVPSTRVEAACASGGLALRQGIYSVASGMDDIVIAAGVEKMTDVPSPKASTALAAAADREWEGIMGATFPGLYAMIARMHMHKYGTTSEQLAAAAVKNHHNGQFNPIAQYKNKITIESVLKSIMVADPLHIFDCSPITDGASAVVLAPADVAHEYTDTPIYVKATAQASDTIALHDRRDITTLDASVVAGKRAYEMAKMKPEDIDLVEVHDCFTIAEICAIEDLGFAKKGEGGKVTIDGETAIGGRIPVNTSGGLKACGHPVGATGVKQAIEIVEQLRGEAGQRQVEGAEVGMTHNVGGSGATAVVHIFSRNR
- a CDS encoding hydroxymethylglutaryl-CoA synthase — protein: MSVGIVSYGAYIPRYRIKIEDIARVWGDDAEILKAGLRVNEKSVPDVDEDAATIAVEAARSAVSRSGIDSQRVGAVYTGSESHPYAVKPTSTIVAEAVGATPVLTAADYEFACKAGTAAIQTCMGLVSSGMIDLGLAIGSDVAQGAPGDALEYTAAAGGVAYVIGNKESELTAIIEDTYSFTTDTPDFWRREGMPYPEHGGRFTGEPGYFKHVTHAAKGLMQKIGTKPEDYDYAVFHQPNGKFPARAASMLGFSKEQIQPGMVVTRLGNTYSGSCMMGIAATLDQAKPGDRIFATAFGSGAGSDAFSITVTDRIEEIRDSAPKVEELLANPTYVDYATYARHKGKIRLA
- the cyaB gene encoding class IV adenylate cyclase, producing the protein MIEIEVKARADHEQAKAVLTGMGADYIGVQHHYDTYFNAPHRDFANTDEALRIRSVDGRSVLTYKGKKLDTTTKTRREIETEVDGSSARSILLALGFHESGVVKKTREVFRFKGLTICLDKVKDIGEFIEVEVTAESEIEFHNERIFAFLKKFGIDEKDSIRTSYLEMVLEKCSEE
- a CDS encoding Zn-ribbon domain-containing OB-fold protein is translated as MSVPRFWRKQIARYNLVGTHCKQCGEYFYPPRNVCPACRREGEIVDFKFSGKGELVTYTVIHTAAEGFEGQTPYVLAIVQLEEGPRLTTQIVGDVEDMSIGMKVKPVFRKLGQSGERGMIYYGTKFVPA
- a CDS encoding helix-turn-helix domain-containing protein, with the protein product MKEDESHSMVRQRLAEKMAGEITLSEKPGEALKKWRLNFEIAQTDLSGYLSVSPSVISDYESGRRKSPGTLIVSRIVEALLEIDAQRGGQKIHAYEGMLFTEKTSKAIYATYEYTFPMQMAKLASLIEADVVHKGIEKPLYGFTVVDSKKAILELSSHEFQKLYGWSTERALIFTKVTTGKSPMVAIRVTNLKPGAVVMHGLRGSEVHLMAKKMAEIDRIPLLATTMDIDKMVEALKKYSEYHIME